AGATTGCCCTTACCGCCCGAAGCAACCATAGCGCCGGCAATGCCGCTTGAAAGCACGTGTGTAGTACTTACCGGCAAACCAAATGCCGTACTTAGGCCAATGGTTGATGCGGCAACAATTTCGGATGTGGCACCCTGCGCATAGCTTAAATGTTCGTTACCAATTTTTTCGCCAATGGTAACTACAATCCTTTTCCAGCCAATCATGGTGCCCAGCCCAAGCGATACAGAAATTATAGCAATTACCCATACCGGCGCAAAATCTGTTACATGCTCCAGCTCGTCTGAGGCAGATGTAAGCGAGGCCCGATCATTTGCCGGTAATTTTATCGCGTTATCTTTAAGCACCGTTCTGATTGCTTTTACAGCCGCTTCTACCTGTTTACGGTAACGGTAAGTTTTGGCAACATCGGTTTCATTTTTTTCGGCCAGCGAGGCTTTTGCCCGGTCTATTAAATCTGCCAGGTTTATAAATTCACTGTTCCAGGCGTTGCTTCCGTCGATGTTTTTAGTTATCACGAGGCCGGCCTGGTTAAAAGCCGCCAAAACTTTATCGTTACTTATATGGTGATTTACTGCAAAGCGGGCTGGTAAAAAAGCAATCAGGATCAGCATAAATAAGCCTACACCCTTTTGCCCATCATTACTACCATGAAAAAAGCTAACCAGGGTACAGGTGGTGATGAGTAAAAGCCTGATTAAAATTGGCGGACGGTCATCTTCGCCGGTTGGGATATGAAACAAGGCATGTGATTTGGTTACATGCTTTAAAAACAACATGAGCAGGGCTGCGGCACCAAAACCAATAATGGGCGATAGAACAAGCGACAGGCCTATCTCTTCGGCTTTACCCCAATTTACCCCGGGGCCATGGTAGTACCAGGTAAAGGCCAGGCCGGCGCCAATCATGGCGCCAATCATGGTATGTGAGCTGGAACAGGGAATGCCCAGATACCAGGTGCCCAGGTTCCAGATAATGGACGCGAGCAACACCGATAATACCAGGCAGGCACCTACGCTCACAGGCAAAGTCATCAAGGCATCAAGCGGCACCAGCTTTAAAATACCCATGGCTACCGTTACACCACCCAGAAACACGCCTAAAAAATTCCATAAGCCCGACCAGGGAATAGCATACACTGGTTTCAACGCCTGGGTGTATATTACGGTAGCTACCGCATTGGCTGTATCATGAAAGCCATTCACAAACTCGAACCCGATAACAGCCAGGATGCAAACGATAAAGACAACCAGTAAATAACCGCTTAAATTAACCTGGCCAATAAAAGGAAGTGTGGCTGCGAGTATTGAAATATGCATATCAAATTATGTTTGTACCCCGGCAGGCTTATTTTAGCCTTTTTAACCTGCTCTCAAATAACCGCTTCAAACATTGCTTTAATACCAATTTCAGGTTAATTGTTTGTTATTTAATTGTTTACCCTTTTTATTAAGGGCCTGTTTAAATTTGTTCAATAACAATTTTATTGCCAATAGTTTGACCATATTTTTAGATGGTTCAGGGTGGAGTTCATAATTTCCGCATAATATTATGTCAAACCAGGCAAATGTTTTTTCAGCAACTTATCTTTTATGGACTGGCTTAAAACTGGCATTCCTGCCATCAGAGCGCACAACAACCCGTATAAAGTGAATGTGATAGCCGAAATTTTTAGTTACCTGTTCGGCCATTTCCACGCTGTATCCGCTGTCAGCTAAAAAATCTATTGATTGTATTTGTTTTAATGAAAATGAATATTAACTTTGAAAAACAAAGTGCTTTTAAACGGCATAAATTCATAATTGAATATCATAGTGCGCAGTGGCTTGATGTTGTTTTAGGTATGAATGGCGCTTAGTAGAATTAAACGGCTTTAAAAATTCAGAATTGAAGATTTTAACCAAAACGTTTTAAAATACAAACTCATGAAAGACGAAATACTCGGCCATTTAAACGATCCCGGTCAACTCGAAAAACTTTACCGGGCCAACAAGACGACTTTTAAACGAGCGTTCAGTACCCTATACCCCGAGCTTAAAGGCAATACACTTGCTGATTGCTGGAATGAAAGGCTGAATTACGAAAGTGACGAGATTAACTGGGGCACAGGCAGGGAATTGTTATTTGTGATAGTTGCTTCGCTGACAGCAGGCTTTATAGCAAAGTTGCCTGCAGTTTTCCATATCGACGAAGAGTTTTTTTATCCCAGGAACATCGGGTTTATCGTTTTCCCCCTGTTAACGGTTTACTTTGCCTGGAAGAACAAATTATCAGCCGCTAAAATTGCTTTTATTGTTGGTGCCACACTTGCGGGTGCACTTTTTATCAATTTGTTTCCCATTGCCAAGAAAAGCGACACCCTGATTTTATCGTACATCCACTTACTCTTATTTCTATGGTCGGTATTAGGTTTTGCTTTTGTTGGTGAGATGAGAAATGACGGGGAGAAACGGCTGCGCTTTTTAAAATATAACGGCGACCTGGTAGTAATGACGACCCTTATATTGATAGCAGGCGCAATAATGACAGGTATAACCCTCGGACTTTTTTCGCTTATCGGTTTTGATATTAAAGAGTTCTATTTTAAAAATGTTGTAATTGTGGGGCTTGCGGCTGCGCCGATTGTGGGTACCTGTCTTACCGAAGTTAATCCGCAATTAGTGGGTAAGGTTTCCCCTGTAATTGCCAAAATATTTAGCCCGCTCGTAATAGTTATGCTGGTGATCTATCTTATAGCAATAGTTTATTCCGGTAAAAACCCCTATAACAACAGGGAGTTCCTACTGGTTTTTAACGCCCTGTTAATCGGTGTTATGGCCCTTATTTTCTTTTCGGTTGCCGAGGCATCTAAGGCAACTAAAAGTTATACAGAAACCTGGATTCTTTTTCTGCTGTCGGTTTTAACCATAGTAGTTAATGGCGTTGCACTTTCTGCTATCTTGTTCCGGATTTCGGAATGGGGCTTAACGCCAAACAGGGCTGCGATTTTGGGTGGCAACGTTTTAATTTTAATCAATCTGCTCCTGGTAACTACGCAACTTTTCAGGGTGCTTTCAAAAAAAGCCGACATAACCGGCGTAGGCAAAACTATTGCCTTTTACCTCCCTATTTACTTTATATGGACAATCATAGTAACCTTTATATTCCCGCTGATATTTGGATTTAAATAAAGAGACCAATCAGCAATGCGGATGAACAAACCAATAGCGCTTGTATATCAGGTTTACAGCACCTACAGTTTTATCAGCTTACCATTATACACCACATGCCCCGCTAAAGAAATTACATAAACATAAATGCCGGGATTAAGGTTCACCGGCACGGTATTTTGCAGGTTATTAAGCGTTTGGGTTATGCTGAGCTTACCGCTGGCGTCATACAATTTAAAATCGTAATTATTGATATCGCCGCTTAAAACGGTAAATTGTTTATCAACAGGATTTGGGTACACGGCAAACTGCTTGTTTTGCAACACAGCGGCTTTTACGGTATCGGTATAAATAACCTGGTTATCGGCAGTGGTTAGTTTGGCCCGGTAATATTGTACCTGTTTGGGGGCGGTATCTGTAAACTGGTAACTAAGCTGCTTTGCTATTACCGCCGATGTGCCAATTGATGTAAAGGAAGCCGGGCCAGTCATTTTTTCCCAGGTAATGGATTTTAGGTTCACAGTACTGCCCAGGTAAAGATTTAATAAAACTTTATTGCCTGTTACATTCGCCAGTAATGTTTTCACATAACAGCCCACGCCCTGCGTGGTAACATCAATGGTATAGCTTTTTAAGCCTTCAAAACCATTACCAGTAGCGCTTACCGCAAAATATTTGGAGGTTTGCTGCCCTGCTGGGATGATAACCGATGTATCTGTTACCGCACTTAGTTTTTGCAAAACATCATCTTTTATAGTGTAAACAACATAGCCTGTACTGCCTTGTTGTGGCGACCAATGCAACAACGTACCCTGTGTACAGTTATAACCAACGCGCAACCCTACCGGGGCAGAGATGTTAAATTCGGCACTTAAAAACGAGTTATTGCCAATATCCATTTTCAACATGGCCGTACTGAATGCATCCGGGGCCTGCCAGTTATAATAATTATTTTTCAGCGTTACATTATTAATGGCTTTCCATGTAACTCCATGATCATAGCTGATGCTTAGCTTGCCTGTTGCCGTATCAAAGGAACTTTGCCAGCGCAGGTAATTATCGTCGGCGGCAAAAAGCTGACTTGCAGCAACAGGGTAAACCCATTCGAACTTATTTGCCTGGATAACTTGATAAGCCACATAAAACTTTTGCGGCCCCAGTGGCACTTTCCTGCCTTTTATGTGTATGGTGTAAATCCCGGCGGCCGGGTTTGCAATAGCTACCTGCTCGGTATTATTTATGGTATCCATCAGCCTTTGGGCCGGTTTGCGCAACGAGTCAAGCGATGGGTAGCTGCTTAGCGTCCAGGGTAAAATGGTTTTTCCATCGGGGCCGGAAACTGACAGGTCAAGGTCATTAACCAACGCAGTGGGTGCATTTAGCGCCGCCGCAGGATCTGTCCAGGCTATTGATACCTTCAACTCTTTTGAGCCGGCAGGTACCTCTACCGTAAAATCGCTTTGCCCGCCATTGCCTACCGCTCCGTTATTAACCCTGTTTTCCTGTAAGGTGCGCATCGCTTCCAGGCCATTTAACCTGCCATAGCCGGTTTTAAAATCGACGTAGGGGTTG
The genomic region above belongs to Mucilaginibacter sp. KACC 22773 and contains:
- a CDS encoding inorganic phosphate transporter yields the protein MHISILAATLPFIGQVNLSGYLLVVFIVCILAVIGFEFVNGFHDTANAVATVIYTQALKPVYAIPWSGLWNFLGVFLGGVTVAMGILKLVPLDALMTLPVSVGACLVLSVLLASIIWNLGTWYLGIPCSSSHTMIGAMIGAGLAFTWYYHGPGVNWGKAEEIGLSLVLSPIIGFGAAALLMLFLKHVTKSHALFHIPTGEDDRPPILIRLLLITTCTLVSFFHGSNDGQKGVGLFMLILIAFLPARFAVNHHISNDKVLAAFNQAGLVITKNIDGSNAWNSEFINLADLIDRAKASLAEKNETDVAKTYRYRKQVEAAVKAIRTVLKDNAIKLPANDRASLTSASDELEHVTDFAPVWVIAIISVSLGLGTMIGWKRIVVTIGEKIGNEHLSYAQGATSEIVAASTIGLSTAFGLPVSTTHVLSSGIAGAMVASGGKGNLNNKTIKNIAMAWVLTLPVAIILASLLFMFFHLFI
- a CDS encoding S8 family serine peptidase, whose protein sequence is MVKKLLPFVFLLCFKYSWSQQTAGDKMIKNLYSAANKPALADSVNYYVVKANKRPFAPSANAHVIKRLSYNYYIIASNKPIPQGADFEIIAPANSLWKASDNLALATQKHANSSKIIAVDITLNNATAQSEVKKYAEITVANGNRVTANIRVNRLNELLQQHYVVFADNTRKAHAELAISDIDLGANTISGIRSIYPGINGQGINVSIKESRYDNDLDLLGRTFESFPASATTSGHATTMATLIGGNANSFIKGLGAAPKVRFTSADFINLFPDSTVVFKTFDIGLQNHSYGTGIENYYGAETVAYDEQVAANDSIVHVFSSGNVGLTAPATGVYNGLMGVANLSGDFKQAKNVLVIGGTGRTNLPEDLSSGGPAYDGRIKPELVADGEDGTSGAAALASGAIALLQQAYKQAHGNLPPAALIKVLLINSADDIGNPYVDFKTGYGRLNGLEAMRTLQENRVNNGAVGNGGQSDFTVEVPAGSKELKVSIAWTDPAAALNAPTALVNDLDLSVSGPDGKTILPWTLSSYPSLDSLRKPAQRLMDTINNTEQVAIANPAAGIYTIHIKGRKVPLGPQKFYVAYQVIQANKFEWVYPVAASQLFAADDNYLRWQSSFDTATGKLSISYDHGVTWKAINNVTLKNNYYNWQAPDAFSTAMLKMDIGNNSFLSAEFNISAPVGLRVGYNCTQGTLLHWSPQQGSTGYVVYTIKDDVLQKLSAVTDTSVIIPAGQQTSKYFAVSATGNGFEGLKSYTIDVTTQGVGCYVKTLLANVTGNKVLLNLYLGSTVNLKSITWEKMTGPASFTSIGTSAVIAKQLSYQFTDTAPKQVQYYRAKLTTADNQVIYTDTVKAAVLQNKQFAVYPNPVDKQFTVLSGDINNYDFKLYDASGKLSITQTLNNLQNTVPVNLNPGIYVYVISLAGHVVYNGKLIKL